AGGAGGGCAGTAGCCAAGAGGTGGTCCTCTAATTGGCAATGACtcgatttcaaaagaaaaaaatagaatgCAAGAGTGGatgttgaaatgtgaaatattgaaaCAGGTTTAACATCAGTGAATTAAATCAATGTTTGTCGTGACCATGCCCATCTGTTGTCTACTTAAAAATTATGGTAAATACTGATTCCATGACAGGCTGGTGCCAGTAGCTGTGTACATGGTAGATTTTAGAATGTGTTTTGTGTTTCCCGCTGTGCCGGAAACGGATGTATTTGTGCATAGGTTGTATGCCGAAGAGGATTAACTTATGACGAAAGAGAGAGGGAAAAATTATGAGAGTCGCTGGTagttattgaaatatttttgttccacaCGCAGGGAGAAGAATCCGATGAAGACGATCAGTGTGCCCTGAGTCGCAAATGGAAGTTCCAACGGAGTAGTAGGCGCTGGTCACGGAGACTGAACCCGCTGGAAACATACAATCAGGAGAGTAAGTCCGACAGTTTCGGATCGGGTGAGAGAAGGGAGAAGGAATTTAACGAGAGCATGCAAATTGATCCAACGGTGTCCACTGTGAGTAGTTTGCATAATTTGACAAGGGAACAGAAACTGTGTCAGATTTCTGGCCCGGACGTCGATTACAACGCCGTGAAGGGCAACAACGTCAAAACCGGCAGCCTCAAAATGCCTTCACAAAAGAGCAGGGGCCCCGCCCCCCGGGAAGCAATCATTGAAATCTCCTCCCCCATTCTCGTGGAAAAGACTACACACAAGGAATTTCCAACAAATACCCACGAACGCATGAAGGGGGCCAAGAGTCTGCTGAAACGACTGGACAGCTTGaaggggaaaaaatattccagtCTGAAGAAAAGGCCTTCCCTGAACACCAAAGATGGTATCAGCATTAGCGGTCCGATTGTGACCAGCTCCAGCAATTTGCAGGAGAAAATTGAACTCTACAACTGTGTAGATTTGAATACTGCACAGGAAAATGAGAGGGAGAAGCAGTTGACGTCACCCTCTGTTACAAGGCGGGCGAAATCAGAATCCCTTTCGTCCAACAAAAGCAAGAGAGGTGGAATGATTTTTAATCAGGACCAGTCAATAGAGGGCATCATTCACTCTTCAGAAACCTCTGACCTGGAGAGTCCTTTGACAACTCCTCAACAGAGTCCTACGAAGGTTACCCGTACACGTTCTGTAGTACGCAGCTGCGATGAAGACGACGAAGTGTTTTCAAGTCAGACATTCCCGCGACTACTTTCGAATGGTTACATCCAGACAGGAACCGGCGGCAGAATCAACACACGTACGGGTAGCTTCAACTTCGGTAGCGATTCTTGCCATGACAATGTTCACGTACCTCGGGCAAGCCCTAACAAACGACGACGCAATTCCGATGACAAGGGTGCGTATAACCGTGGTAGTATTTATGACAATGTGCCAGCAACATTGCACGCCAGCTTGGATCGCATGCCGTTTACAGATGGCAGCCTGGATGACCTGGAAGAGCAGTTGAGACGAGAAATCTGTAATCTTTCCAACTTGGATCACTGCAGGTCCAGCAGTGTGCCTGCCATGTCGGAACTGGAATCATCATTCGTATCGGCCGAGGATCCGTTTAGGTTACACAGGAATATGAGCTCCACCAGCATGTCTTCTGCTGAGATCGAATCCGAGAAACAGGATATCCTTAACAATATCAACCAGTTGCTGATGACAGACAACTTCAACGATGAACACATCGTCTTTGAGGCTAAGGACTCCACCAAGGAGAAAAGCGACTCTGTGTCGCAGAAATCCTACGACACCTGGCAAGAGGAAGATTCTGAAATCGACATGGACGATATCAGTGCAATCAGTGCTGAAGTTGAAAAACTGTTGAATGGAATTAATGAAAATCTGAACCAAATTAATCAGCTTGAAGAGTCAAATAGTGTCCATGACAACTACAGTGGTAAGTTTGAGTAAAACGGTACTTCCAAaatattctttcttttttttcaattttgtgaaCCTGGTAGACTTAACATGAATCTtctgatgaaaaaaaatattacagtgaAAGGAAAAAAGGACAGGGCATGTTCCTGAGATTAATTTCCATAGATTTGCATGTTGTACATACATGGATTTGACCATTCAGAGAAAAGGATGTTCAGAAATGAGCGTGCATGAGGGATGTATTCGAAGAGAATGTTGTGTATGTATTCATAAAGTGTATTATGCATTGCAAACTATACCATTCTTTGTCGATAAATAACATCCTTAGCGGAAATTGAATGAATGCTCTGTTTTGAAAATGCAGATAATGAATAAGTTTTAATAAGTGGAGAAGAAAACGCTTGAGCGTACAGCTTACGGGTTGTCTGTTTGTTTGGGTTGGATGTGCAGGTACAGATGATTTGTCAGTGACATCTCCGATACCATCGCCAACACACACTACCCCAGAAATGGAACCCAAGAAGGGTCACGTGGTGAGCGATATGGATGGAGGACTGAGTGCCACATCTTCCTGCCAGGACACCAGTGAAGTGGACACAGCCGGCTCTACCGAAGACATCCATGGAATCATGCAAATCAGAGAACGTCGGGACTCTGGAGTGGGTAGCTCACTGTCACGATCAATGAggtatgttgttgttttgaatTTGATTCACAGGGCTGTACGTCGTATGTTTTCATCTTTATGTCTTGGGAAAAAGTTTCATCCTGTGAGTGCCAATGGTGGGATTTCCTTTCTTCAAAACACATTTTACCTTCACCTAGCAATGAAttagttgcgtacttacttactCATCAAAGCCGTAAGATGTAGACTATTCCTGTAATATCCAGCATATTAATAGGAACACACGACGGGGTCGTGCAGCCGATTTGATCCCCATCAAGAAATACAAGGACAAGGAAACCCCCCAGCATAAAGTAAGCCATGTGGGGTAGGGAAGATAATTTGATTAAACAGAAATGTGTGCCTCGAAATATTTCTTCCATACATAGACCAGTATTTTCCAAATGAGTATCATCATGTACAATGCCAGCCAATTACAGGCATTTATGTGAACAGTGTGCAAAGTTGAATATTACGAATGTCCAACTGGGATCTCTCTTTGAGCGCTGTTGCCGAGACTCCGTGATTGTGACCAAGATGTTACAGATAACATCAGACTGCAAGAATAAGTCACAATGAAGGAAGGATCTTGGATTGCATCTTAGCCTTTAATACCAACATTACACAATAATTTTCTCTGTGTAGTGCCCACAAGGAATGAAATCGAGTAACCACATTAAAAGTACATGACACTGGGCATGCATCATTGCTGTCTATCATAGTCAGACTTGATTTTTCTGTTCATTCTGGAATAGTATTGTTTGAATCCGGGTGACCCAGATCATGGAAGTCTGGTGATAAACCCTTCCTTCTGCAGACTTTGGTACATGCCCTCTACTTCCAAAGGGACGGGTGGAACCATTTACAGAGAAATGGGAGGGAAGTGTCAAACTAAAACTGTAGCGTGAAATTAGCTGTTATGGGTAGGCAGTTACATTTGAAGCTTTGCATCAGCTATTTATGTCAGAAGAATGCGTGAGTAGGTGAAGGCATTTGTGCTGTACAGacagaaaatcagcaaaaattggtACCTGAAAACCAgtgcagttttttttttaaatggaaCGTGAGGTTTTACCGTTCATTACGAGAAAACGTGATTAGCTAGGGGTTCCATCGCACGCTTACGAGTGTTTTGGGTGGGCGCATCGTGCTCTGGAGTATGAAACCAACTAACTGCTGGCCTTGAAATAAGtggtttttgatgaaatatcatAGAGGTTAAAAAATACAAGGCTCGATCCAAGATATGAAGATTCCTAGAATGACTGATGGTGTGTGCTGAAAACAATGAAACGTTTCATGATTGTTTAgggtcttaaccctttgagtgctgtaattttgtcCTTCCAAAAattaagtgcaacattttgccaattttatgagtttttctctaattattttgattattttggaccaaaaggatatcacatttcattggcttaagtttcttatcaaaattttgtaaaaactcaGAAAAAATTGACTTCAGTATATTTTaggaaggtgacaaaaattgactttgacatTCAAAGGGTTGATACAAAGAAATTCAAGTTAGATTTTACTACTGTGTAATTACATTATGTCAGGTGATTTCTGACCATTCAAATAATCCCTTTAAGACCTGCAAATGTAGGGAGAATTTATTGTAGCTATGCAATATTTCACGCAATGTATGTTTCTTTACAATGAGGACGACAGTTGTGTCCTCCAAAATGGCTTGGATAGAGCTTGTTAAATCCACTACTGTATGGGCGAACATACTCACGGGCAGTGTGTGAGTGTGCAATGATATACTTCTGTGACAGAACAATGGAAATGCAACTAACCTTTCCTTTCAGTGAAAGTCAATCTGTAGACTGGCAAACAAAAAAGACAGACGGACATTATCTCAAAAGGAAAGCTctgatttatgtaaattactgATGGTAAAATCCGCGTTCATTGTTTGAATCTAAATCCGCTGCAGTTTTGGTGTTTTGCCGTAACAAATTTCCATTGCTTTCTTATTTCACTTCACAGGCGTCCACGCATCAGATGGCACAGCTTCTCCAAATCTCACCGACCAAGTCTTAATTCAAGGTAAGGAAGAACGCAGTGGATTTGGGTTTTTTCGAGGTAGAGTACATGAGCATCACGATACAATACACGAGTCTGTGTTCTGTAGCCCCAGTGGACTCCCTGCATATTTTATGCTAATGAGCTACGTCACAGATCACCTGCCTCCATATATGGATATTTGTATGCTCTTAGGCAAAAAAGGAGAGAAAAATCCTGCTTTTTATCAACATGTCTGATGTGTCTATGGCAAAGCATCGCAGAGGTAGATGAGAAAAAGgatttcaatcaaaatttaatatttttattttcttctaaAATAAGGTCTCTTTGAAGTGATCgacaaattttaatttaacGAAAACAGCCTCTTTCAGGCagagtatgcaaatttttctttgttcataCTGAAATCACTTCAATTTTTACCacatatttttcaacaaattttacatcacaagaagctttattttgttttattcttttaaaatggaaaaccaTTTTGGGATTTGAACAGTGTGCATCTGAGTGGATTAATTCAACCATAATTTAACATTCTCCTTGTATGGTGGCTGCTCTCGCACAACTTCCTCCCACGCAGGGTGTTGCTAAAAATAGAACCTCATTTGGCAATTGAAATCATCAGTGTGCACACGGAGTGAGATCAGTTGCGGCGTGATCATCCTAGCTCACGCATCTCAGCTCACTCCTTCGAATTACCATGACAGTAGCTTCTTGTTCCCTGTCTTCATCTACAATGGTGCCTTCAAAATCAGAGTCGGTGAATGTGCTCATGTATGTATTAATGCTCTCAGCAATTCAGCTGTCTGTTTCTCTTTGTTCTCTCCATCGGAGGGATGTGTTTTTACATCCCCAGCTTCGGCAGGTTGTCTTTTCAGCTCTTTGAGATGTACAAAATTGCAGCCACTACCTCTGtgtacatttcaaaacaaaaacatcttATTTCACATTCAAGCCACTTTTCAGCGTCCTTTGTGTGTCTTAAATTTTACAAGATATTTCAgagaattttttatttcttatcgCCCCATTCAAGAGCATGTTTTCTTTTCGATACATTTTGTACGATTTTTGTtcccacattgcattttcagAATTGTTTTCTCTGACAAAATTATCGGAATAATGTCGACTTATGTTACGTTGCTCTTTCTCATCATGCCGATCACAGCGtatgcaaaagaaaaaaaaattagggaTGTTGACACACTCGTGTTCACTCatgatgtgtttttttttcatatttcttctaCACATTACAGGCCGTTCCAAATTCATAATTTGTCTGCTGGCCAGATCATGGTTCTGCGCAAACTAGCACTGCTGAAGCTTACAGCCATGATGGAACGGCACTCTGTGTCGAACAGATCATGGTCGGGCTGGATCAAGTGAGTAACAaccttttatattttacaattcCTAACCAGCATTCGCATGTAACAAACAAGCTCTTTTCTATGATATTACCTTTTATCCATTAATtaatcaaatcaaaaataatcatatttaaGACTTAACCCTGTAGGTATCTAAATGAAATATATACGTTTTTGCACAAATTGCCAAAAAAcccagatttttaaaaaaatttttttctaatttttttactcagccttttattaatttttaaaaaaatttacccTGCCAAAGAAAAGCAATATTCTAAATATTATGtgaaagacagacagatggtTGCTGAAAGATTTTAATCACCCCTGTGTGCCTCATATATTTAACATCTTGAGAGCCTAGTAGCTGACATCAGAACAGAGCGGATGAGAACGGCATAGCCATGGCAACCATCGAGTACTCTCGGCTATTGACACAAACCAGAAGATTTTGATCACAGCATTACGGGTCATAGACCTGAATTCTTTATTTGTTAATGACAGCGTTAATATTTAGGACCTGTGGTGATAGTAGTATCGTGTTAGCGAGAGATGTTTAGGCTGGTGGGGAGGGCAGGTGGTTCCCCTTCTACATAAATCTTTGATGTCGCGCTGGCTATTTACCGATTTGTGTATGGCAGCAAAACAGGCAGGCTTGATTTATAGGACATTTTTCAGATTGAAAGCATCACCTGTGAAGGAGTTAGGCATCAGAATCGTAACACTGTTGAGGAGTTAGGCGTCTGAAGCTAACACTGTGAATGAGTTAGGCGTCTGGAGCTGACACTGTTTTGCTGTGGAAAACTGGTGTCATCAGTTGTTTCTTGCTGCGTGTTTTTGAGGCAAACATATGAAGCAGGGTAGCACCGGGCTGTAGCATATTGAGTGGTTGAGCCACAGAAATATGAACATTTATTCACTGTTTCTTCAATTatatcttttttcaaaattttctgaaattttttagggtaGTTTAAAGCAATGAAAAAAGGAAACGGCTAGAAAGTTTGTTTTACGAttctttttctgaattttaatACATATTAATTTGGATTTTTGAACATCAACTACAGCAGGCAGTTCACCAAGGAAgtgaaaatggtgaaattattcAAATATGTGTCGTGAtcacaaatttgaaacaaaaaacaacatatgTTCTAATCATAcggaattttttaaatatttttctgctCTCATTGCATATATCTATTCATatatgtatttgcatgcatttttttgataaaaagagAACTCCTCAGGCTAGGCTATGGTAATGCTTTGTACCATCATTCAAATCACCTTAAAGTCCTATAGGCATTCTGAGAACAATCAACATGCCACAATGGCACAATGTCAAATTGCTGTCAAATTACACAAGCGTTCGCTAAAAATAGAACGTTTCGTGAAGGCCCTTTGCCAAATTGGGTCAGAGAAGTATCAAGTAACGAATCTAAATTTGTCTTGTTGGGTTGATACGAAAATATACTCATGGAAAACAAATATTGCTCTCAGCAACAAACTGCGACAAAGTGCAAATCTCTTGGGTGCGCTGTGCAAAAGTGCTTACGTCCGGATAAGTTAGTTTTCATGAACCAGATGAGTTTATGAAAAGCAGTAACAGTAATAGGGACGATTTTGTGATATCTTTTATGATTTCTGCAACACATAACTTAACCTGTAACAACGTGAAAAGAATTTTTTGCTAATCCAGAAATTGTGAAGCTGTGTCATCACTAATAGAGTAAAAGAAATGATCTGTTTCCAAAATTTGTAGTGAGATGAATGCGACGTGCTGAACCAAATTAAATTCACACTGTAATCACATAGCTTCtgcttttttcttgttttgtgcACAGGGTGATGCCCCGTTTTATGCGCAGGCCAAAGATGCCCGATTATAAGGACAAAAACGTATTCGGTGTGCCGCTGCATGTCACGCTCCAGCGTACCGGCCAGCCACTGCCCCAGACCATACTCTTTGCGATGAGATACCTCAGAAACACGGCCCCCGATGCGGTGGGGATATTCCGCAAGCCGGGCGTCAGGACCAGGATCCAACAGCTGAAGAAAAACTGCGAGATGAAACCAGGTAAGATACTGTTTACAAAGTGGTATGTTTGTGCTATGACAACGTATGAGGAGGAAACCCtcttttcaaaagtcaatgatatttattactgtgattttgcaaaaaagtCAACTTCTGACATTTAAAAGCGGATTCCCACCGCATTGAAGTAACATTTGGTATTTAATATTTCTCATCACGCGTAGATAGACTCTGCACTCAGAGGGAGTCACTCTTCGTAGGTTATTCACATCTGTAAGACATTCACCCCTTGTTATTCACACTCACAGCAGCTCTACAGCAAAAAAATTCCATTTCTTGGCTTGGATTATTTTTTGACCTCTGTAACAACCCTACGTTACATTTCTGCTGTCATCAACTCACTTCACACataataactttgttttttttgtgcaCCCACTTTCAGATCATGCTGATTACGAGGGAATGATGGCCTACGATGTCGCTGACATGCTGAAGCAGTATTTCCGAGAACTACCCGAGCCTCTCCTGACAACCAAGCTGTCAGAAACATTCCTGAATATCCACACATGTAAGTAAAATTTGGCATTTTCCTTCCTCTAGAAATCTCTACTTCTTGACTTTGATAAGCCTGTGTTAGTTAACAAGGTTCTATCACCACCAACATCAATAAGTGGTCTCTATCAGTGTTGCCATAGATACACCATGGCTGTGTGCCTATGTGTGTAGatgtttttttataaattttcccAACAACCGTCAGAGtatcaaaacttttcatttaTAAGCATAGACATGGCAATTTCATACTGGtattaatttgatatttgatatttctttttaaaaaaagcatACTTTTGCCTGTTTGTGGTGTTCACTTTTCAGAACATTCATCAAATATCTGTGACCTGTATCTCACAAATGTTCTGTCCTTTTCTTGATTGTTCAACACAGCCATGCCGAAAGACCTACGCCTTCAGGCACTGCAGGCCACCATAATGCTGATGCCGGACGAAAACCGTGAGGTGCTGCAGTCGCTGTTGCTGTTTCTCAGTGATATCGCCCAGCATTCAGACACCAACCAGGTGAGCGTGCTCAAAAAAACTGTGTAGAATGTCATTGTACGTTTTGCGTGAGCAAGTCTGGAGGAGCGTGCTTTCTCTCTGTGTGGGTCagaatatttgaatgttttcttcAATGAATTCAGTGGGCCAAGTAAAGTTGAATTATGTATTGGTGTTGTCTTGtcatttctaaaaaaaatcaaaattttaaactttcCTTTGAGATATCAAGAcatcaaggaaagaaaacaACTGACAGGACataatttcaagtattttaacATGATGATTCATAGACCTCCCCCCACATGTAATtgtgaaacatttaaaatttcccCACGCTACAGTATTACCCTTTGACTTATACTTAATTGTAAGCTGAACTCCCATGAAGATTTTCTCTAATGCTACATCATGATGTTGTCAACTTTCAACTTTTTCTCCATTTTCTGGGTAATTCATGGCCAGTAAGACGTGACTTGATGGCTAGAAATCTTAATTGTCCTTGGCATTTGTCATTCTTCAGGATGTGTCTGCCTgcctctgtgtctgtctgttgtttCTTACCTTCTGTTGCTTCTTCATCAAAGAATTAATTTGAACGTCAGCCAACAGTGGCCTTGTCAGTCGGAGACTGTAAACCTGTTTGagaaagtttggcttttttgcaaattttgttgacAGATCTTCACAGGCCTTGATGTTCTCTTTGTGTGTTGTCTTTTATCGACTAAGTGCTGCCAgttggaaaaaaaatctggATAGATAGGAGGGTAATAAACTCACAAAGCTGGTCTATCTAGCAGAATTATTTCTTGATTTTAGAGTCCTCCGCCATCTGTGCTTGTTGTTTTGCCTCCTTCATGCCATAAAGCAGACATATCATTCTGCAATatcctgttttaaaaattttaaaccTTTGAACCGTAGTTTACAATATGCCAGTTGCTTCCACcgaaattcataatttttaagCGATTTCTTCTTATTCCTCGGATATTTTTTTCTCCTCCGGCAGATGACCGCCCATAATTTAGCTGTGTGCTTCGCCCCCTCACTCTTTCACATGAGTGGGCCCCGCGGAGGGACAAGTCCGCAGAGGCGACGACGGGCTCAGCTCGGCAAGCCAGATCAGAAGGAGCTGAGTGACAACATTGCTGCCCATGAATGCCTCGCTCTCATGATCAGAGAAGTCAAAAAACTGTTTGTGGTGAGTTGTGTTGGATCACATTCTGTTTCTTTCATGAATTCCACTATTTAATGCTTGTTTTTAAAAGTATCGTATTTTCATCCTTTGACAAATCGAAAGTAAAGAAAATTGTCAGGATAGTGTTTCAGTGCTATTTACCAAGTTAGTCTGTTATACCCCCACAATACCACTAGAATTTACCAAATTACATACTCTTATATCGTAAATAAATGTGTGAGAATTCACGCTGTGTGATGAGTGGGTGCATGGCTGTATAACATaatcatgtttcagtcttggGAAAAAAGAGTTCATACTTAtccgtgtttattttatcaaaaaggTTGAACTAACCTTTCTCTTCCCGTGCCACAGATACCAGAAGACACCATGATGAAATGTCACTTCTCCTACATGGAACTTGGAGAGCCGGCCGCTCTGAATGAGCTGGGACGCAACTCCGGGGATGACAATCCCGGCTACCAGAACTATCTAGAAGAGTGCATACAGGGAGTTCTCAAAGTAAGTAATTAGGACTGTTGTTGAGGAAGCCCTGTGTCATAGGGGTTGCAATCAGTAACCAGGAAGAAGCTTTAAATGGAGATCAGTGCTAATATTAGGCAAACATTTTGCTTCTATCCATGTTCCACCAAAGCCTTTTTGTTATGACAACATGTTTTGAAGACATATTCTGAAATGACTGTGATTCCTTTGTGGCTAATGTTAGACCCAACATTGTGCTTCCGTCATTGCTCCCTCACAGCCTTTTTGTGCAGTACCATGTTTTTACATGTTCTGAAACGTGTGTCATTCCTTTTGCGTTGCAGGAAGCCAGGGACAAATTCAAAGGGTGGGTTTCTTGTCCGTCGGAGGAAGGAACCGAGCTTGCCTACAAAAAGGTTGGAGACGGTCATCCACTGAGACTGTGGAAATGTTCAGCAGAAATTGAGGCACCCCCAACAGAGTTGCTTAATCGGCTTTTGCGTGATAGGTGAGTCTGATAACACTGTTTCTGTCGTCACCAAGAGTCTAGAAATGTTTTGAATTGTTTCTCATTTCAAAACTGACATCCATCTCTGTGACCGTTAAGAAAGTTTAAGAAACCGAAATTCAGTATTTATTATCATAGTCATGACTgtgtatttgttgtgtagaaaTTGAACTTGCAAACATTTAAGTATGACCAAGTGTCTTTAGCAAAAATATGCCAGTCTATTTTAATGTAATAATTGACTGCCCTACAGAAAGGGTACATAAAGAAATGAACTCGATCCTGTCCCCACCTGTGGACAAGTCCAACTTCATCATTGGAAAACTCTGAGTTTAGGGCTGATCCATTGTAGTGAAGCGGTTAAGATGGAAGCAACAAATGGCGTGTAtaattgaagatttttttttttgttgatgtTGTCTGTGGCAGGCATTCATGGGATGAGGACTATGCCAAGTGGAGAATAGTTGAGAAATTGGACAGTGAGACTGAAGTGTTCCAGTATGTGCGTAACTCCA
This DNA window, taken from Ptychodera flava strain L36383 chromosome 4, AS_Pfla_20210202, whole genome shotgun sequence, encodes the following:
- the LOC139131182 gene encoding rho GTPase-activating protein 7-like isoform X1 translates to MTSADDTSSAGEDAGLFLMDEEVEEKGRAMDQYEELHNNQTTWQDYGRRNHGTHSDTSALSTSALTMSPYSTRRDMKIFADHYRDAVGDKSHVSPYHGKTSQQSYNWPSSNGSSLSPSLSPQTRRSTASIVQSGLEKTVENTIPYPQMSPGRCSPSQTKAPVWSPRFPERSGQDLRQEYTDPLCPSRSSKTATAHVWDNVACASTQGTPKSKVDETDIVNGTSQPRHLKRHPEGSLIEHYYSLASPATSRRQINQASVGNCMYSPLASRKLTDIHLINHTNSPSLLRRQPLDSFSSTSETSPLASPRSTSPGVMSSSPTCTASPVIARRVPSGSSTLPQCMSEIPSMPNRSHLPSHSMSRTPPHVTPQRAASPNVLPSSQGPDTLITNAGTIYSSVHSGDNSPSSVILRRKVASPRETPPVGISGPMKNTTARYSPNLSPGVSPSSSPMMGTLSRTLPSTALLEVPQDSGARPKEKAFDQIRSSREHAEIEAAEACEWLRAAGFPQYAQMFEDFQFPIDIHSVAKDHDFLDRDSIQSLFRRLNILNKCASLKIETTAKRTGEESDEDDQCALSRKWKFQRSSRRWSRRLNPLETYNQESKSDSFGSGERREKEFNESMQIDPTVSTVSSLHNLTREQKLCQISGPDVDYNAVKGNNVKTGSLKMPSQKSRGPAPREAIIEISSPILVEKTTHKEFPTNTHERMKGAKSLLKRLDSLKGKKYSSLKKRPSLNTKDGISISGPIVTSSSNLQEKIELYNCVDLNTAQENEREKQLTSPSVTRRAKSESLSSNKSKRGGMIFNQDQSIEGIIHSSETSDLESPLTTPQQSPTKVTRTRSVVRSCDEDDEVFSSQTFPRLLSNGYIQTGTGGRINTRTGSFNFGSDSCHDNVHVPRASPNKRRRNSDDKGAYNRGSIYDNVPATLHASLDRMPFTDGSLDDLEEQLRREICNLSNLDHCRSSSVPAMSELESSFVSAEDPFRLHRNMSSTSMSSAEIESEKQDILNNINQLLMTDNFNDEHIVFEAKDSTKEKSDSVSQKSYDTWQEEDSEIDMDDISAISAEVEKLLNGINENLNQINQLEESNSVHDNYSGTDDLSVTSPIPSPTHTTPEMEPKKGHVVSDMDGGLSATSSCQDTSEVDTAGSTEDIHGIMQIRERRDSGVGSSLSRSMRRPRIRWHSFSKSHRPSLNSRPFQIHNLSAGQIMVLRKLALLKLTAMMERHSVSNRSWSGWIKVMPRFMRRPKMPDYKDKNVFGVPLHVTLQRTGQPLPQTILFAMRYLRNTAPDAVGIFRKPGVRTRIQQLKKNCEMKPDHADYEGMMAYDVADMLKQYFRELPEPLLTTKLSETFLNIHTSMPKDLRLQALQATIMLMPDENREVLQSLLLFLSDIAQHSDTNQMTAHNLAVCFAPSLFHMSGPRGGTSPQRRRRAQLGKPDQKELSDNIAAHECLALMIREVKKLFVIPEDTMMKCHFSYMELGEPAALNELGRNSGDDNPGYQNYLEECIQGVLKEARDKFKGWVSCPSEEGTELAYKKVGDGHPLRLWKCSAEIEAPPTELLNRLLRDRHSWDEDYAKWRIVEKLDSETEVFQYVRNSMAPHPSRDYCVVRKWKTDLPRGACVLVSTSVEHPDAALIGGIRGTVLASRYLIEPCGAGKSRLTYICRIDSRGRSVEWYNKAFGQMSANMIGRLRDSFKHSSAEGPETKV
- the LOC139131182 gene encoding rho GTPase-activating protein 7-like isoform X4, with translation MDMLPLTSNYLGNRYHIQDASRSLSEIEAAEACEWLRAAGFPQYAQMFEDFQFPIDIHSVAKDHDFLDRDSIQSLFRRLNILNKCASLKIETTAKRTGEESDEDDQCALSRKWKFQRSSRRWSRRLNPLETYNQESKSDSFGSGERREKEFNESMQIDPTVSTVSSLHNLTREQKLCQISGPDVDYNAVKGNNVKTGSLKMPSQKSRGPAPREAIIEISSPILVEKTTHKEFPTNTHERMKGAKSLLKRLDSLKGKKYSSLKKRPSLNTKDGISISGPIVTSSSNLQEKIELYNCVDLNTAQENEREKQLTSPSVTRRAKSESLSSNKSKRGGMIFNQDQSIEGIIHSSETSDLESPLTTPQQSPTKVTRTRSVVRSCDEDDEVFSSQTFPRLLSNGYIQTGTGGRINTRTGSFNFGSDSCHDNVHVPRASPNKRRRNSDDKGAYNRGSIYDNVPATLHASLDRMPFTDGSLDDLEEQLRREICNLSNLDHCRSSSVPAMSELESSFVSAEDPFRLHRNMSSTSMSSAEIESEKQDILNNINQLLMTDNFNDEHIVFEAKDSTKEKSDSVSQKSYDTWQEEDSEIDMDDISAISAEVEKLLNGINENLNQINQLEESNSVHDNYSGTDDLSVTSPIPSPTHTTPEMEPKKGHVVSDMDGGLSATSSCQDTSEVDTAGSTEDIHGIMQIRERRDSGVGSSLSRSMRRPRIRWHSFSKSHRPSLNSRPFQIHNLSAGQIMVLRKLALLKLTAMMERHSVSNRSWSGWIKVMPRFMRRPKMPDYKDKNVFGVPLHVTLQRTGQPLPQTILFAMRYLRNTAPDAVGIFRKPGVRTRIQQLKKNCEMKPDHADYEGMMAYDVADMLKQYFRELPEPLLTTKLSETFLNIHTSMPKDLRLQALQATIMLMPDENREVLQSLLLFLSDIAQHSDTNQMTAHNLAVCFAPSLFHMSGPRGGTSPQRRRRAQLGKPDQKELSDNIAAHECLALMIREVKKLFVIPEDTMMKCHFSYMELGEPAALNELGRNSGDDNPGYQNYLEECIQGVLKEARDKFKGWVSCPSEEGTELAYKKVGDGHPLRLWKCSAEIEAPPTELLNRLLRDRHSWDEDYAKWRIVEKLDSETEVFQYVRNSMAPHPSRDYCVVRKWKTDLPRGACVLVSTSVEHPDAALIGGIRGTVLASRYLIEPCGAGKSRLTYICRIDSRGRSVEWYNKAFGQMSANMIGRLRDSFKHSSAEGPETKV